A window of Ignisphaera sp. contains these coding sequences:
- a CDS encoding ATP-binding cassette domain-containing protein, translating into MREPKVLEVKDLKVEARGRTILNHISFSIDRGETLLVLGRSGSGKTTLLRALTFIAKELFDMVIKGSIEIYGEKIRNSYSASKHICYIVQEPWFSISTPYPYIEIMFYSRNSFPEIIGMAKEFGIHNCLWSSTSSLSAGEIERIALLEAYISRKDVILIDEASSYLDTQSRYKIVELVKKLKNSGISTVVVDHDVELWRSVVDSVLYIDNGSAKIYEDPKETPIYDDLTKLNEYAEKLSPCSSNEDEIVIEARDVWFKYPDGERYVINGVDIDIEKGGITWIKGASGSGKSTLLKILAGILKPVKGSMRRPKGIQFIPENPLHYISSPTPREELMNRIDIAKKFNLEKALDTPIAMLSSGEKRRLAIASAFIRQPKALLIDEPTVGLDPWNAIHVLESLCLLAKHGCGIAVASHGEELRYISNNVIELG; encoded by the coding sequence TTGAGAGAGCCAAAGGTGTTAGAGGTAAAGGATCTGAAGGTAGAGGCTAGAGGAAGAACTATACTGAATCACATATCTTTCTCTATTGATAGAGGAGAAACGCTACTTGTTTTAGGTAGATCTGGCTCCGGTAAAACTACACTCTTAAGAGCTCTAACTTTTATAGCTAAAGAGCTTTTCGATATGGTGATAAAGGGTAGTATTGAGATCTATGGAGAGAAAATCCGTAACAGTTACTCAGCTTCAAAACACATATGCTATATAGTTCAAGAGCCATGGTTCTCCATATCAACACCATATCCGTACATAGAGATCATGTTCTACAGCAGAAACAGTTTCCCGGAAATTATTGGCATGGCGAAAGAATTCGGTATCCATAACTGTTTATGGAGCTCAACATCTTCATTAAGCGCTGGAGAAATTGAGAGAATAGCGCTACTAGAGGCTTACATATCTAGAAAAGATGTTATTTTAATAGATGAAGCTTCATCATATCTAGATACACAATCTAGATACAAGATAGTGGAATTGGTTAAGAAGTTAAAGAATTCTGGTATTTCTACAGTTGTGGTAGATCATGATGTAGAGCTTTGGAGAAGTGTGGTAGATTCTGTACTCTACATAGATAATGGTTCTGCTAAAATATATGAAGATCCAAAAGAGACACCTATTTACGATGATCTTACTAAGCTAAATGAATACGCAGAAAAGCTCTCTCCATGTTCAAGTAATGAAGATGAAATTGTTATAGAAGCTAGAGATGTATGGTTCAAGTACCCCGATGGAGAGAGATACGTGATTAACGGAGTGGATATAGATATTGAGAAAGGAGGTATAACATGGATTAAAGGTGCATCAGGCTCAGGTAAATCAACATTGCTAAAGATATTGGCTGGCATACTTAAACCAGTGAAGGGTTCTATGAGGAGACCTAAAGGGATACAGTTTATTCCCGAAAACCCTCTACACTACATATCATCACCAACACCGAGAGAAGAACTCATGAATAGAATAGATATAGCTAAAAAATTCAACCTCGAGAAAGCTCTAGATACGCCAATAGCTATGCTAAGTAGTGGTGAAAAAAGAAGACTTGCTATAGCTTCTGCATTCATTAGACAACCAAAAGCTCTCTTAATAGATGAGCCTACTGTTGGTCTTGATCCCTGGAACGCTATACATGTTTTAGAATCTCTATGTCTCTTAGCTAAACATGGTTGTGGAATAGCTGTTGCAAGCCATGGTGAAGAATTAAGGTACATATCTAATAACGTTATCGAGCTTGGATAG
- a CDS encoding ECF transporter S component, protein MRFQDIVRTVIYTAITFIATAILVVETPATGGYFNLGEASIYVIASISNPIVAAIASGLGPAIADIVLGYGYFAPATFAIKFCEGFIVSKLISKVRATSKGRIINVAVVILGVILALAIALPIAFYRGEEHLSIELGWIHVSGTPMSVPYLYLALPSYIWIVIAIAVIVMSIAVTCIARLKPYVLPMILGGMVMVLGYFLYEYFVSNPLILGKEPIAALAEVPINIGQFSAGVVIAYPVVQFIERAKGVRGKGSEGRG, encoded by the coding sequence ATGAGGTTCCAGGATATTGTGAGAACAGTAATTTATACAGCTATAACATTTATAGCGACAGCTATTCTTGTTGTCGAAACACCTGCTACCGGAGGCTACTTTAACTTAGGTGAAGCATCTATATACGTTATAGCATCTATATCTAACCCTATTGTGGCAGCTATAGCATCAGGTTTAGGACCAGCTATTGCTGATATAGTTCTAGGCTATGGTTATTTCGCTCCTGCAACATTTGCTATAAAGTTTTGTGAAGGATTTATAGTATCGAAACTGATATCCAAGGTTAGAGCCACGAGTAAGGGTAGGATAATTAATGTTGCTGTTGTTATTCTTGGCGTTATCCTTGCTCTAGCTATTGCTCTGCCCATAGCTTTTTACAGAGGTGAAGAACATCTGTCAATAGAATTGGGGTGGATACATGTCTCTGGAACACCTATGTCTGTACCCTATCTCTATCTAGCGCTACCCTCCTATATATGGATAGTTATTGCCATTGCAGTAATTGTGATGTCTATTGCCGTGACCTGTATAGCTAGATTGAAGCCTTATGTATTACCAATGATTTTAGGAGGCATGGTTATGGTCCTAGGATACTTCCTCTATGAGTATTTTGTATCAAATCCATTAATACTGGGGAAAGAGCCTATAGCTGCACTAGCTGAAGTACCGATCAATATAGGTCAGTTTTCAGCTGGCGTAGTTATCGCCTATCCTGTGGTGCAATTTATTGAGAGAGCCAAAGGTGTTAGAGGTAAAGGATCTGAAGGTAGAGGCTAG
- a CDS encoding metallophosphoesterase yields MLYRIFEDIYALVDLPLAYIPRFKAVVMADVHLGFEEDMASKGVFLPRIQLKKAIEVVEKAISYVDASVLIVAGDIKHHFEKLGKKEAKDLKEFLEFTTKRFKRVIVVRGNHDTYLISISRRLGIELYDRLWLDKVLIVHGHRELADNDNPDLVIMGHEHPSIAIRDPITGYGSKFPCFLLMPLKRGGYALVLPAVGLYQSGTAVSMNVESYLSPIIRKEAVVEEAKPFVIVEREGVIELPKLKTVEDLMLSL; encoded by the coding sequence ATGCTCTATAGAATATTTGAAGATATCTATGCTTTAGTAGATCTACCTTTAGCATATATTCCTAGATTTAAAGCTGTAGTTATGGCTGATGTACATCTAGGTTTCGAAGAGGATATGGCTTCTAAAGGCGTCTTTTTGCCAAGGATTCAGCTTAAAAAGGCTATAGAGGTAGTGGAAAAAGCTATTAGCTATGTAGATGCATCAGTACTCATAGTTGCTGGTGATATTAAACATCATTTCGAGAAGCTAGGCAAAAAGGAAGCGAAAGATCTTAAAGAATTTCTAGAGTTTACTACGAAGAGGTTCAAAAGGGTTATAGTTGTTAGAGGGAATCATGATACATACCTTATCTCTATTTCAAGAAGGTTGGGAATAGAGCTTTACGATAGACTTTGGCTAGACAAGGTACTTATCGTACATGGACACAGAGAACTTGCGGATAACGATAACCCGGATCTAGTGATTATGGGTCACGAACATCCCAGTATAGCTATAAGAGATCCCATAACTGGATACGGTAGCAAATTTCCATGTTTTCTCTTGATGCCACTAAAGAGAGGAGGATACGCGCTGGTTCTTCCTGCAGTAGGACTATACCAGAGTGGTACAGCTGTATCTATGAATGTAGAAAGCTATCTTTCGCCAATAATCCGCAAAGAAGCTGTAGTTGAGGAAGCAAAACCTTTCGTTATAGTCGAGAGAGAAGGTGTTATTGAGCTTCCAAAGCTGAAAACAGTTGAAGATCTAATGCTTTCTCTCTAG
- a CDS encoding TATA-box-binding protein has product MYQKYLSDLRNPNINVKIENIVATVAIDQHIDLEYLDRILPNVDYDPDQFPGLVFRLESPKVTALIFRSGRMVVTGSKSTANLIKAVKKIVRVLLKHGVPITAKPRIQVQNIVASVSLGGEVLLEKVAFLLENTMYEPEQFPGLIYRMEDPHVVLLIFSSGKMVVTGAKSEEEVFLAVRNIFLKLKELGCLKETTSEEEILSEELEGLEGGRGRRKLTYKDFLF; this is encoded by the coding sequence CTGTATCAAAAATATCTATCAGATCTTAGGAATCCGAATATAAATGTCAAGATAGAAAACATAGTTGCTACTGTAGCTATAGACCAGCATATAGATCTTGAATATCTAGACAGAATACTACCAAATGTTGATTATGATCCAGATCAGTTTCCGGGACTTGTGTTTAGGTTAGAGAGCCCGAAGGTAACAGCACTAATATTTCGATCAGGTAGAATGGTTGTAACAGGATCAAAAAGTACGGCTAACTTGATAAAAGCTGTTAAGAAGATAGTGAGGGTTTTATTAAAGCATGGAGTTCCGATAACCGCGAAACCGAGGATACAGGTACAAAATATTGTGGCTTCTGTAAGTCTTGGTGGTGAAGTACTTCTAGAGAAAGTAGCATTTCTACTTGAAAATACTATGTATGAACCTGAGCAATTTCCGGGACTTATATATAGAATGGAGGATCCTCATGTAGTTCTGCTGATATTTAGTAGTGGTAAAATGGTTGTTACTGGTGCTAAAAGTGAGGAAGAAGTATTTCTAGCAGTTAGAAATATATTTCTCAAGCTTAAAGAACTTGGATGTTTGAAGGAAACAACGTCTGAGGAAGAGATACTTAGTGAAGAGCTAGAGGGTCTGGAAGGTGGTAGAGGGAGAAGGAAGCTTACATACAAAGACTTTCTATTCTAG
- a CDS encoding ATP-binding protein: MALTNSYRDGVPIDKVTDVESIGFVVGESKPYRAEIIASRPLTIGEYLCMEYYGYHVLSMVSSSTIGSHVITSDIYDPKDIERIVKTIKGGERMYYYKGLVNILGYLDPESQKLKIPPIPPPPGTEVFKAARSFLSKIFSPDKDSYIRIGVLLREPTVEARVNINKVVSRHLGILAMTGMGKSNLVALLAKRVIEKNGTIVIFDYHGEYVSMNMKSLNIIRPKLNPRTMNLDEVARLLNVPVNASRQRMALYECLENLQHNGVEFFQYIKKCLQNRVARYGSSAQKLLDSITVYERYLKKILDENVDDVLDRIVLGAINVVDLSELHINQADAVIAHWLNRLLTSRKEATISENRRGFPIPILVVIEEAHVFLPNDYETATKREAISIVREGRKFGVGLVVISQRPRGLDSTILSQLGNLAILRIVHPEDQAYVARYCESVVHDVINELPGLNTGEAILLGEWVKTPTVAKIDYVGEKFSGFDIDAVSIWHSY; this comes from the coding sequence ATGGCTCTAACTAACTCTTATAGAGATGGTGTACCTATAGATAAAGTTACAGATGTAGAGAGCATTGGGTTTGTTGTAGGAGAGAGTAAACCCTATAGAGCTGAAATAATTGCATCAAGACCTCTTACGATTGGCGAATACTTGTGCATGGAGTACTATGGCTACCATGTGCTATCAATGGTTAGCTCATCAACAATAGGTAGCCATGTTATAACTAGCGATATCTATGATCCAAAAGACATTGAGAGGATAGTGAAGACTATAAAGGGTGGAGAAAGGATGTACTACTACAAAGGTTTAGTAAACATTTTAGGGTATCTTGATCCTGAATCACAGAAGCTGAAGATACCTCCTATACCTCCACCACCTGGAACTGAAGTATTTAAGGCAGCTAGATCCTTTCTATCAAAAATATTCAGTCCCGATAAAGATAGCTATATACGTATAGGAGTGCTCTTGAGAGAGCCTACAGTAGAGGCTAGAGTCAATATCAATAAAGTTGTATCTAGACATCTAGGCATATTGGCTATGACCGGTATGGGCAAGAGTAACCTAGTTGCATTGTTAGCCAAAAGAGTTATTGAAAAGAATGGTACTATTGTGATCTTTGATTACCATGGCGAATATGTGTCAATGAATATGAAGAGTTTGAATATAATAAGACCTAAGCTGAATCCAAGAACCATGAATCTAGATGAGGTTGCTAGACTACTTAATGTACCGGTGAACGCATCTAGACAGAGAATGGCTTTATATGAATGTCTAGAGAATCTTCAGCATAATGGTGTAGAGTTCTTTCAGTATATCAAGAAATGTCTACAGAATAGAGTAGCTAGATACGGATCATCTGCTCAAAAGCTTCTAGATTCTATAACTGTTTATGAGAGATACCTCAAGAAGATTCTAGATGAGAATGTTGATGATGTTCTCGATAGAATTGTTCTAGGTGCTATAAATGTTGTAGACTTAAGTGAACTGCACATAAATCAAGCTGATGCAGTTATAGCTCATTGGCTCAACAGATTACTGACATCAAGAAAAGAAGCAACTATTAGCGAAAATAGAAGAGGTTTTCCTATACCTATCTTAGTTGTTATTGAAGAAGCCCATGTGTTTTTACCAAATGATTATGAAACTGCTACAAAAAGAGAAGCCATATCTATAGTTAGAGAAGGTAGGAAATTTGGTGTAGGACTAGTTGTGATTTCTCAAAGACCTAGAGGCCTTGATTCAACGATTCTAAGTCAGCTTGGTAATCTAGCCATATTGAGGATTGTTCATCCAGAAGATCAAGCTTATGTAGCTAGATACTGTGAATCTGTCGTGCATGACGTTATCAATGAGCTTCCGGGTCTAAATACTGGAGAAGCTATACTGCTTGGCGAATGGGTCAAAACACCTACTGTAGCAAAAATAGATTATGTTGGAGAAAAATTCTCCGGATTTGATATAGATGCTGTATCTATATGGCATAGCTATTAG
- a CDS encoding DNA double-strand break repair nuclease NurA — protein sequence MLTRTLDATLLRFGFLRNKIDEAVSQDVVRSLKNIWVRYRGSVNPYIKKLSIGGIDSSYNHIEYRGFALYVVNTVSVVLDVKREEIVNGSVDVDVVTSPNLEHELSLLSMCMEIETMNKMINDVDIVLIDGSLTAMFFKLYKASIDDGYEILESRGINISKTLKELVYTIALNPRKVVFISKNSNSKDLLGLVKGDIYYFERYTEFVSGFTKPIDLANSQHLGMASIARLFKQYTKKLTGLDVSIMLTYVRFEDFSRVYRIEFASDSVDEAIDRVKYVVDSLSDVIVSGYPYPLIRAHNLAKISNSDVERVAILLGISKDPRTRESFLR from the coding sequence ATGCTGACTCGAACACTTGATGCAACACTCCTTCGTTTTGGTTTTCTGAGAAATAAAATAGATGAAGCGGTATCACAGGATGTAGTAAGGTCTTTAAAAAATATCTGGGTAAGATATAGAGGATCTGTAAACCCCTACATAAAGAAGCTTTCTATAGGTGGTATAGATAGTAGCTACAACCACATAGAGTACAGAGGATTTGCACTTTATGTAGTTAATACAGTTTCTGTTGTACTTGATGTTAAAAGAGAAGAAATAGTTAATGGTAGTGTCGATGTAGATGTAGTTACATCACCTAATCTTGAGCACGAACTTTCATTACTATCTATGTGTATGGAGATAGAGACAATGAACAAAATGATCAATGATGTTGATATCGTTTTAATTGATGGAAGTCTTACGGCTATGTTCTTCAAGTTATATAAAGCTTCTATAGATGATGGATATGAGATTCTAGAGAGTAGAGGTATAAATATCAGTAAAACGCTTAAAGAATTAGTTTACACTATAGCGCTGAATCCAAGGAAAGTCGTCTTCATATCTAAGAACTCTAATTCTAAAGATCTTCTGGGGCTTGTTAAAGGAGATATATACTATTTTGAGCGGTACACAGAATTTGTATCAGGTTTTACGAAACCTATAGATTTAGCTAATTCACAGCATCTAGGAATGGCATCCATAGCTAGATTATTTAAGCAATACACAAAGAAGTTAACTGGACTAGATGTATCTATAATGCTTACATATGTAAGGTTTGAGGACTTCTCGAGAGTTTATCGAATAGAGTTTGCTTCAGATTCTGTTGATGAAGCTATAGATAGGGTTAAGTATGTAGTTGATTCTCTATCTGATGTTATTGTATCTGGTTATCCATATCCATTGATAAGAGCACATAACTTAGCCAAGATAAGTAATAGCGATGTAGAGAGAGTAGCTATTTTACTCGGTATATCTAAAGATCCAAGGACTAGAGAATCGTTCTTGAGATGA
- a CDS encoding GNAT family N-acetyltransferase: MHVYECGRECRDIVEKIFNSSFSWFHSYYATSCTEVGVCRSVVAYEDEGVAIGVFYSIDKLSVGVIYYVAVLPTHRRRGVGKIIVASIEEILSSEGIYTFLATTKSSNIASRRMLIGLGYMDLKLDRIDEDTREAIMMLTCGYEDDILQIKTFDTPIDEFFKKLIQNLDAIELVWRTICYNPWRKLRKRTNI, encoded by the coding sequence ATGCATGTATATGAATGTGGTAGAGAGTGTAGAGATATAGTTGAAAAAATCTTTAACTCTTCTTTCTCATGGTTTCATTCATACTATGCTACATCATGTACAGAGGTAGGGGTCTGTAGATCTGTTGTAGCTTATGAAGATGAAGGTGTGGCTATAGGTGTATTCTACTCTATTGATAAGCTATCTGTTGGCGTTATTTACTACGTAGCTGTTTTACCCACACATAGAAGAAGAGGTGTGGGAAAAATCATTGTGGCTTCTATAGAAGAGATACTGAGTTCAGAAGGAATCTACACATTTTTAGCTACAACTAAAAGTAGCAATATAGCCTCTAGAAGAATGCTGATTGGTTTAGGGTACATGGATCTAAAACTAGATAGAATTGATGAAGATACACGAGAAGCTATAATGATGCTGACCTGTGGATACGAAGACGATATTCTACAAATAAAAACGTTCGATACACCTATAGATGAATTTTTCAAGAAGCTTATCCAAAATCTAGACGCTATAGAACTTGTTTGGAGAACCATTTGCTATAATCCATGGAGAAAACTTAGAAAGAGAACCAATATCTAA
- a CDS encoding ATPase domain-containing protein yields the protein MYIFGVAGLDKYLNNVLKPSSMVVVAGHPGSGKTTLASTICYSNALRGHRCLYISFQEDREKLFNNMKSFDMDFYKLESQGIIKYVQFPLYFAVDDVVKEINSLVLDGGYRIVVVDSVNALLEMVKDDASKRAWLQNYFYGLPKLVNGACILVAELPYGLEKLKLGAIEFVSDAILILKHKVVNSILTRKLEIRKARFAPINVAEVPFTIRENSGVEVYIPPLLEEVGPEGPELDVICKPLKDVVNHIHKGMVMYISYPPDARPIEYVPLLLGIVALNNLKTLVVSYHYPPETVKSLIRKSFISIGVEGDFVEKLIERHLELRSLNPYAYGTEDIALKELSMVKEEHDAVVFHGIELVSSVTYREKYLQTLYNQLNYLKHLHKLVVRLGSIIDEDTYRFHSALADMVIRFNPVQEGDKIHYDVYVWRRGSSPSILRYSKFMECCREITEKLKLKIIEN from the coding sequence ATGTACATTTTTGGTGTAGCCGGTCTAGATAAATACCTCAACAACGTGCTTAAGCCAAGCTCTATGGTTGTTGTTGCTGGTCATCCTGGTTCAGGTAAAACAACACTTGCATCAACAATATGCTACTCAAATGCATTAAGAGGACACAGATGTCTCTACATATCTTTTCAAGAAGATAGAGAAAAGCTTTTCAACAATATGAAGAGTTTTGATATGGATTTCTATAAACTAGAGTCTCAAGGCATTATAAAGTATGTACAGTTTCCTCTCTACTTCGCTGTTGATGATGTCGTTAAAGAGATAAATAGCTTGGTTCTTGATGGTGGGTATAGAATAGTTGTTGTAGACTCTGTTAATGCTCTTCTCGAGATGGTGAAAGATGATGCCTCTAAAAGGGCTTGGCTACAGAACTACTTCTATGGTTTGCCAAAGTTAGTAAATGGTGCATGTATACTAGTTGCTGAACTTCCATATGGATTAGAGAAGCTTAAGCTAGGCGCTATAGAATTTGTATCAGATGCTATACTTATCCTAAAGCATAAAGTTGTAAATAGCATACTTACAAGAAAGTTAGAGATAAGGAAGGCAAGATTTGCCCCTATTAATGTAGCTGAAGTACCGTTCACGATACGTGAAAATAGTGGAGTAGAGGTATACATACCTCCGCTACTCGAAGAAGTAGGTCCTGAAGGACCAGAACTAGATGTTATATGTAAACCTCTCAAAGATGTTGTGAATCATATCCATAAAGGAATGGTTATGTATATTAGTTATCCACCAGATGCAAGACCAATAGAATATGTACCGCTACTTCTCGGTATAGTTGCTCTCAATAATTTGAAAACTCTTGTAGTATCATATCACTATCCTCCAGAAACAGTTAAATCTCTTATACGTAAAAGCTTTATTTCCATAGGTGTAGAGGGAGATTTTGTCGAAAAACTTATTGAGAGGCATCTAGAGCTTAGATCTCTGAATCCATATGCATATGGTACCGAAGATATAGCATTGAAAGAGCTATCAATGGTTAAAGAAGAACACGATGCTGTAGTTTTCCATGGAATAGAACTCGTATCATCTGTTACATATAGAGAAAAATATCTACAAACTCTCTACAACCAGCTCAACTATCTAAAACACCTACACAAACTCGTAGTGAGGCTAGGTAGCATAATAGATGAAGATACATATAGATTTCATTCAGCTCTAGCAGATATGGTGATAAGGTTTAATCCTGTACAAGAGGGAGACAAGATACATTATGATGTGTATGTATGGAGGCGAGGCTCATCTCCCTCAATCCTCAGATACAGTAAGTTCATGGAGTGCTGTAGGGAGATCACAGAGAAACTAAAATTAAAAATTATAGAGAATTGA
- a CDS encoding ABC transporter permease, whose translation MNVIRSIFYQVYSILKIFNRSKIALFWEIVFPIILLILFGSLADQQPSVTVYISGDTTIVNHIESKLNNTGIKTLVVENIVDNPRTYVVEKSLRSLDHVAYIYIPKDFESNKNIHIYSTSSLYANYLSGVLREALFGFLLNNTYIGLPHMLLFRNFNISTEIVASDISSREIMTLQIALVIPLSSITITISLLAMFTLTGLDKRMYISPTSKFTAIFIVFVAVLLYMLESTLVLFLVSRMFLRTSLSFAMTHVFWFTYIINYVIAFALALILYSIVLYKSTTSKEIVAASSMGVPVFLFLAFTSGYFASYELFPEMLKWFARILPSFHTLFTARNYVLYLEINIMSLVYQVVFAVILLTVSVLIYPLVKKV comes from the coding sequence ATGAATGTTATTAGAAGTATCTTTTACCAAGTATACTCTATTCTAAAGATATTTAACAGATCTAAAATCGCTTTATTCTGGGAGATAGTCTTTCCCATTATACTCTTAATATTGTTTGGATCCTTAGCAGACCAACAACCATCTGTAACTGTATATATATCAGGAGATACCACTATCGTTAACCATATCGAGTCAAAACTCAATAACACAGGCATTAAGACCCTGGTAGTCGAAAACATTGTAGATAATCCGCGAACCTACGTCGTAGAGAAGAGTTTGCGCTCTCTAGATCACGTAGCCTATATCTATATACCGAAAGATTTTGAAAGTAACAAGAATATCCATATATACTCTACATCGAGTCTCTATGCAAATTATTTATCTGGAGTTCTACGTGAAGCTCTTTTCGGTTTTCTGCTAAACAATACGTACATAGGATTACCACATATGTTACTCTTCCGTAACTTCAATATCAGTACCGAGATAGTGGCTTCAGATATAAGTAGTCGAGAAATCATGACGCTACAGATAGCTTTAGTGATCCCATTATCGAGCATAACTATAACTATTTCGCTACTAGCGATGTTCACTCTTACGGGTCTCGATAAAAGGATGTATATATCCCCCACCAGCAAGTTTACAGCAATATTCATAGTTTTTGTAGCTGTACTCTTATACATGTTGGAATCTACTCTGGTATTGTTCCTCGTATCCCGAATGTTCCTTAGAACTTCACTAAGTTTCGCCATGACTCATGTGTTCTGGTTTACGTATATAATTAATTATGTTATTGCATTTGCTTTAGCATTGATTTTGTACTCTATAGTTCTCTACAAAAGCACTACATCGAAAGAAATAGTTGCTGCAAGTAGTATGGGTGTACCAGTCTTTCTGTTTCTGGCATTTACTTCGGGATATTTTGCATCCTACGAGCTGTTTCCAGAAATGCTTAAGTGGTTTGCACGTATTCTACCATCATTCCATACATTATTTACAGCAAGAAACTATGTGCTCTACCTAGAGATAAACATAATGTCACTAGTATACCAAGTGGTGTTTGCAGTTATCCTACTTACAGTATCTGTCTTGATCTATCCGTTGGTGAAGAAAGTATGA
- a CDS encoding ABC transporter ATP-binding protein — protein MSNGNYVLEALEIVKKYGDMVALDKVTVRVAYNEMFCLIGPNGAGKTTFIESVLGLRKINSGKIVWFGREVKKRLPQDIAKSIGVVVENSRLIEGLTVEENLKYVASLWGIKLRDEDLKKLLDFVGMREYYSKLYGSLSAGQRKRVEIAASLVTEPRVIILDEPEANLDPVARVELMDIVKLLNKNDITVIYSTHVMEIAARYSTKIAMIVKGKIVAYGDPYDIASIYGGKWTVMVRFRKPVEIDMVNVKGGEVVVELDNILDAISLLMKLNTYANNIVSIVVEPPTLAKAFENIVKEVNHV, from the coding sequence ATGAGTAATGGTAACTATGTGTTAGAGGCTCTAGAGATAGTTAAAAAGTATGGAGATATGGTAGCCTTAGACAAAGTTACTGTTAGGGTTGCATACAACGAAATGTTTTGTCTTATTGGACCTAATGGTGCTGGTAAAACAACATTCATAGAGTCTGTCCTAGGCTTGAGAAAAATTAACAGCGGTAAAATAGTATGGTTTGGTAGAGAAGTTAAGAAGAGATTACCTCAAGATATAGCGAAAAGTATTGGTGTTGTTGTCGAGAACTCTAGGCTGATTGAGGGACTAACAGTTGAGGAAAACCTAAAGTATGTTGCCTCGTTATGGGGAATAAAGCTGAGAGATGAGGATTTAAAGAAGTTGCTGGATTTTGTTGGTATGCGGGAATACTATAGCAAACTGTATGGTAGTTTATCAGCAGGTCAAAGGAAGAGAGTCGAAATAGCGGCATCATTAGTTACAGAACCAAGGGTGATTATACTAGATGAACCTGAAGCTAATCTAGATCCTGTTGCAAGAGTAGAGCTTATGGATATAGTCAAGCTCCTCAATAAGAACGATATAACAGTTATATATTCGACGCATGTTATGGAGATAGCGGCTAGATATTCTACAAAAATAGCTATGATCGTTAAGGGCAAGATTGTTGCATATGGTGATCCATACGATATTGCTTCTATATATGGAGGGAAATGGACCGTAATGGTGAGGTTCAGGAAACCAGTAGAAATCGATATGGTGAATGTCAAGGGAGGTGAAGTTGTAGTAGAGTTAGATAACATATTGGATGCGATATCGCTACTTATGAAATTAAATACCTATGCAAATAATATAGTGAGTATAGTTGTTGAACCTCCAACGCTTGCTAAAGCTTTTGAAAACATTGTTAAAGAGGTTAATCATGTATGA
- a CDS encoding zinc ribbon domain-containing protein produces MVYSLSFENLDKLRNNVNRSSSFNKKLSLWFYRRIQFTIVYEALEKRLEVSYINPMKTSSTCLRCGSRLKDKGDRVLRCTRCGFTGDRDVIACINLLLRYSRCGGCGVPLNAPEPDENPSGMQGKRDEAMKSTNINLHQS; encoded by the coding sequence ATCGTCTATTCTCTAAGTTTTGAAAACCTAGACAAACTCAGGAATAACGTGAATAGAAGTAGCTCATTCAATAAGAAGCTATCCCTGTGGTTCTACAGAAGAATACAGTTCACCATAGTATATGAAGCTCTCGAGAAAAGACTAGAGGTTAGCTACATTAACCCAATGAAGACATCATCAACATGCCTCAGATGTGGAAGCAGGTTAAAGGATAAAGGTGATAGAGTACTGAGATGCACTAGATGTGGATTCACAGGAGATAGAGACGTAATCGCATGCATCAACTTACTTCTAAGATACTCAAGATGTGGGGGTTGTGGGGTGCCCTTGAACGCCCCTGAGCCCGATGAAAACCCGAGCGGAATGCAGGGGAAAAGAGATGAGGCAATGAAATCAACTAATATAAACCTACATCAGAGCTGA